A window from Pleuronectes platessa chromosome 6, fPlePla1.1, whole genome shotgun sequence encodes these proteins:
- the arhgef3l gene encoding rho guanine nucleotide exchange factor (GEF) 3, like isoform X3 — protein sequence MEVEDTGEARTSWFVAPAETHSILCDHAGDEEEEEEDGETMSDHMKDSEVQEPSNKRVKPVVKSNSLTGVITPSKTPALKRIGQSISRSISFRTEARPLPPAPIRPRTKASSFPRRRNSQCWSDTVESHDLTAKEIKRQEVIYELTQGERQLIEDLSLVKKVYYEPMLKLDIMTESELGQIFGTLDSLIPLHEDFLSRLERLRGSEKTVGQVGPTLLNWFPCLEAYVTYCCNQVGAKALLDQKKHEKRVEHFLRLCQESSFSRKLDLWNFLDLPRSRLVKYPLLLKEIQKCTPPDHPDEDTLPDALELIHSIVAEVNKKTGEAECQFYRRGLSYLDESQRLPEIQQSRFLYCHGELKNNKGQRLHVFLFELALVLSRPGEDRDGGQVFHVYRQPLTNALLNLEEIPDGEAAGGGTFRGAFTGGNDKVKNCFRVSSRGRSKANPYSLQANDSFSRQQWITCLRQAIIQSRDRTAQHRQSQLSPHADLALYHIAELSLSSGSDMIDHTSR from the exons ATGGAAGTGGAGGACACTGGTGAAGCAAGGACTTCCTG GTTTGTGGCACCAGCAGAGACGCACTCCATCCTCTGTGACCATGCTGGg gatgaagaggaggaggaggaggatggtgaaACGATGTCAGACCACATGAAGGATTCCGAGGTGCAG GAGCCCAGTAATAAAAGGGTCAAACCTGTGGTGAAGTCCAACAGTCTAACAGGGGTCATAACACCATCCAAGACCCCTGCTCTGAAACGGATCGGACAGTCCATCTCG CGGTCCATCAGTTTCCGTACAGAGGCTCGACCTTTGCCCCCGGCTCCCATTCGCCCTCGCACGAAGGCCTCGTCATTTCCACGCCGCCGCAACAGCCAGTGCTGGAGTGACACCGTGGAGAGTCATGACCTCACCGCCAAGGAGATCAAACGCCAGGAG GTGATCTATGAGCTGACTCAGGGAGAGAGACAACTTATTGAGGACCTCAGTCTGGTAAAGAag GTGTACTATGAGCCCATGTTGAAGTTGGACATCATGACAGAGAGCGAGCTCGGACAGATCTTTGGTACTCTGGACTCTCTCATTCCTCTCCATGAAG ATTTTCTGAGTCGTCTCGAGCGGCTGAGGGGTTCAGAGAAAACCGTCGGACAAGTTGGACCCACTCTGTTGAACTGG TTTCCTTGCCTGGAGGCCTATGTTACATACTGCTGTAACCAAGTGGGGGCCAAAGCCCTGCTGGACCAGAAGAAGCACGAGAAGAGAGTGGAGCACTTCCTGCGCTTGTGCCAGGAGTCTTCGTTCAGCAGGAAGCTGGACCTGTGGAACTTCCTGGATCTCCCTCGAAGCCGTTTGGTCAAATACCCACTGCTGCTGAAAGAGATACAGAAGTGCACACCTCCAGACCACCCTGATGAGGACACACTGCCTGATGCT TTGGAGCTCATCCACAGTATCGTGGCCGAGGTGAACAAGAAGACAGGCGAGGCCGAGTGTCAGTTCTACAGACGGGGTCTCAGCTACCTCGATGAGAGCCAGAGACTACCAGAGATCCAGCAGTCCCGCTTCCTCTACTGCCACGGGGAGCTCAAGAACAACAAGGGCCAG CGGCTGCATGTATTCCTGTTTGAACTGGCTCTGGTGCTGAGCAGACCGGGGGAGGACAGAGATGGAGGTCAGGTGTTCCATGTGTACAGACAGCCTCTGACCAATGCTTTGTTAAACCTGGAAGAGATCCCGGACGGGGAGGCTGCTGGAGGGGGCACCTTCCGAGGAGCCTTTACTGGGGGGAATGATAAAG TGAAGAACTGTTTCCGTGtgagcagcagagggcgctccAAAGCCAACCCCTACAGCCTGCAGGCCAACGACTCCTTCAGCAGGCAGCAGTGGATCACCTGTCTGCGCCAGGCCATCATCCAGTCAAGGGACAGGACTGCCCAGCACAGACAGTCGCAGCTCTCCCCTCACGCCGATCTCGCCCTGTATCACATAGCTGAGCTCAGCCTCAGCTCGGGCTCAGACATGATCGACCACACCAGTCGCTGA
- the arhgef3l gene encoding rho guanine nucleotide exchange factor (GEF) 3, like isoform X1: MEVEDTGEARTSWFVAPAETHSILCDHAGKKRKQDPAPAPVIRITEDEEEEEEDGETMSDHMKDSEVQEPSNKRVKPVVKSNSLTGVITPSKTPALKRIGQSISRSISFRTEARPLPPAPIRPRTKASSFPRRRNSQCWSDTVESHDLTAKEIKRQEVIYELTQGERQLIEDLSLVKKVYYEPMLKLDIMTESELGQIFGTLDSLIPLHEDFLSRLERLRGSEKTVGQVGPTLLNWFPCLEAYVTYCCNQVGAKALLDQKKHEKRVEHFLRLCQESSFSRKLDLWNFLDLPRSRLVKYPLLLKEIQKCTPPDHPDEDTLPDALELIHSIVAEVNKKTGEAECQFYRRGLSYLDESQRLPEIQQSRFLYCHGELKNNKGQRLHVFLFELALVLSRPGEDRDGGQVFHVYRQPLTNALLNLEEIPDGEAAGGGTFRGAFTGGNDKVKNCFRVSSRGRSKANPYSLQANDSFSRQQWITCLRQAIIQSRDRTAQHRQSQLSPHADLALYHIAELSLSSGSDMIDHTSR; encoded by the exons ATGGAAGTGGAGGACACTGGTGAAGCAAGGACTTCCTG GTTTGTGGCACCAGCAGAGACGCACTCCATCCTCTGTGACCATGCTGGg aagaagagaaaacaagaCCCGGCTCCTGCACCTGTGATCAGGATCACAGAG gatgaagaggaggaggaggaggatggtgaaACGATGTCAGACCACATGAAGGATTCCGAGGTGCAG GAGCCCAGTAATAAAAGGGTCAAACCTGTGGTGAAGTCCAACAGTCTAACAGGGGTCATAACACCATCCAAGACCCCTGCTCTGAAACGGATCGGACAGTCCATCTCG CGGTCCATCAGTTTCCGTACAGAGGCTCGACCTTTGCCCCCGGCTCCCATTCGCCCTCGCACGAAGGCCTCGTCATTTCCACGCCGCCGCAACAGCCAGTGCTGGAGTGACACCGTGGAGAGTCATGACCTCACCGCCAAGGAGATCAAACGCCAGGAG GTGATCTATGAGCTGACTCAGGGAGAGAGACAACTTATTGAGGACCTCAGTCTGGTAAAGAag GTGTACTATGAGCCCATGTTGAAGTTGGACATCATGACAGAGAGCGAGCTCGGACAGATCTTTGGTACTCTGGACTCTCTCATTCCTCTCCATGAAG ATTTTCTGAGTCGTCTCGAGCGGCTGAGGGGTTCAGAGAAAACCGTCGGACAAGTTGGACCCACTCTGTTGAACTGG TTTCCTTGCCTGGAGGCCTATGTTACATACTGCTGTAACCAAGTGGGGGCCAAAGCCCTGCTGGACCAGAAGAAGCACGAGAAGAGAGTGGAGCACTTCCTGCGCTTGTGCCAGGAGTCTTCGTTCAGCAGGAAGCTGGACCTGTGGAACTTCCTGGATCTCCCTCGAAGCCGTTTGGTCAAATACCCACTGCTGCTGAAAGAGATACAGAAGTGCACACCTCCAGACCACCCTGATGAGGACACACTGCCTGATGCT TTGGAGCTCATCCACAGTATCGTGGCCGAGGTGAACAAGAAGACAGGCGAGGCCGAGTGTCAGTTCTACAGACGGGGTCTCAGCTACCTCGATGAGAGCCAGAGACTACCAGAGATCCAGCAGTCCCGCTTCCTCTACTGCCACGGGGAGCTCAAGAACAACAAGGGCCAG CGGCTGCATGTATTCCTGTTTGAACTGGCTCTGGTGCTGAGCAGACCGGGGGAGGACAGAGATGGAGGTCAGGTGTTCCATGTGTACAGACAGCCTCTGACCAATGCTTTGTTAAACCTGGAAGAGATCCCGGACGGGGAGGCTGCTGGAGGGGGCACCTTCCGAGGAGCCTTTACTGGGGGGAATGATAAAG TGAAGAACTGTTTCCGTGtgagcagcagagggcgctccAAAGCCAACCCCTACAGCCTGCAGGCCAACGACTCCTTCAGCAGGCAGCAGTGGATCACCTGTCTGCGCCAGGCCATCATCCAGTCAAGGGACAGGACTGCCCAGCACAGACAGTCGCAGCTCTCCCCTCACGCCGATCTCGCCCTGTATCACATAGCTGAGCTCAGCCTCAGCTCGGGCTCAGACATGATCGACCACACCAGTCGCTGA
- the arhgef3l gene encoding rho guanine nucleotide exchange factor (GEF) 3, like isoform X2: MEVEDTGEARTSWFVAPAETHSILCDHAGKRKQDPAPAPVIRITEDEEEEEEDGETMSDHMKDSEVQEPSNKRVKPVVKSNSLTGVITPSKTPALKRIGQSISRSISFRTEARPLPPAPIRPRTKASSFPRRRNSQCWSDTVESHDLTAKEIKRQEVIYELTQGERQLIEDLSLVKKVYYEPMLKLDIMTESELGQIFGTLDSLIPLHEDFLSRLERLRGSEKTVGQVGPTLLNWFPCLEAYVTYCCNQVGAKALLDQKKHEKRVEHFLRLCQESSFSRKLDLWNFLDLPRSRLVKYPLLLKEIQKCTPPDHPDEDTLPDALELIHSIVAEVNKKTGEAECQFYRRGLSYLDESQRLPEIQQSRFLYCHGELKNNKGQRLHVFLFELALVLSRPGEDRDGGQVFHVYRQPLTNALLNLEEIPDGEAAGGGTFRGAFTGGNDKVKNCFRVSSRGRSKANPYSLQANDSFSRQQWITCLRQAIIQSRDRTAQHRQSQLSPHADLALYHIAELSLSSGSDMIDHTSR; the protein is encoded by the exons ATGGAAGTGGAGGACACTGGTGAAGCAAGGACTTCCTG GTTTGTGGCACCAGCAGAGACGCACTCCATCCTCTGTGACCATGCTGGg aagagaaaacaagaCCCGGCTCCTGCACCTGTGATCAGGATCACAGAG gatgaagaggaggaggaggaggatggtgaaACGATGTCAGACCACATGAAGGATTCCGAGGTGCAG GAGCCCAGTAATAAAAGGGTCAAACCTGTGGTGAAGTCCAACAGTCTAACAGGGGTCATAACACCATCCAAGACCCCTGCTCTGAAACGGATCGGACAGTCCATCTCG CGGTCCATCAGTTTCCGTACAGAGGCTCGACCTTTGCCCCCGGCTCCCATTCGCCCTCGCACGAAGGCCTCGTCATTTCCACGCCGCCGCAACAGCCAGTGCTGGAGTGACACCGTGGAGAGTCATGACCTCACCGCCAAGGAGATCAAACGCCAGGAG GTGATCTATGAGCTGACTCAGGGAGAGAGACAACTTATTGAGGACCTCAGTCTGGTAAAGAag GTGTACTATGAGCCCATGTTGAAGTTGGACATCATGACAGAGAGCGAGCTCGGACAGATCTTTGGTACTCTGGACTCTCTCATTCCTCTCCATGAAG ATTTTCTGAGTCGTCTCGAGCGGCTGAGGGGTTCAGAGAAAACCGTCGGACAAGTTGGACCCACTCTGTTGAACTGG TTTCCTTGCCTGGAGGCCTATGTTACATACTGCTGTAACCAAGTGGGGGCCAAAGCCCTGCTGGACCAGAAGAAGCACGAGAAGAGAGTGGAGCACTTCCTGCGCTTGTGCCAGGAGTCTTCGTTCAGCAGGAAGCTGGACCTGTGGAACTTCCTGGATCTCCCTCGAAGCCGTTTGGTCAAATACCCACTGCTGCTGAAAGAGATACAGAAGTGCACACCTCCAGACCACCCTGATGAGGACACACTGCCTGATGCT TTGGAGCTCATCCACAGTATCGTGGCCGAGGTGAACAAGAAGACAGGCGAGGCCGAGTGTCAGTTCTACAGACGGGGTCTCAGCTACCTCGATGAGAGCCAGAGACTACCAGAGATCCAGCAGTCCCGCTTCCTCTACTGCCACGGGGAGCTCAAGAACAACAAGGGCCAG CGGCTGCATGTATTCCTGTTTGAACTGGCTCTGGTGCTGAGCAGACCGGGGGAGGACAGAGATGGAGGTCAGGTGTTCCATGTGTACAGACAGCCTCTGACCAATGCTTTGTTAAACCTGGAAGAGATCCCGGACGGGGAGGCTGCTGGAGGGGGCACCTTCCGAGGAGCCTTTACTGGGGGGAATGATAAAG TGAAGAACTGTTTCCGTGtgagcagcagagggcgctccAAAGCCAACCCCTACAGCCTGCAGGCCAACGACTCCTTCAGCAGGCAGCAGTGGATCACCTGTCTGCGCCAGGCCATCATCCAGTCAAGGGACAGGACTGCCCAGCACAGACAGTCGCAGCTCTCCCCTCACGCCGATCTCGCCCTGTATCACATAGCTGAGCTCAGCCTCAGCTCGGGCTCAGACATGATCGACCACACCAGTCGCTGA